A DNA window from Pseudomonas tohonis contains the following coding sequences:
- a CDS encoding RNA polymerase sigma factor — MSKSSPFLALYLREQNRLLQLIRRIVGDRSTAEDLAQDTFLRLWDRELGDGDRSLLFRTAQNLALDHLRARQVRSRHAREQSDEDDTIDLQQQAEAHQEFEHLLRRLQGLPRRCQQVFLLSRVDGLSYASIAERLGVSLSTVEKDIIRVLQHCQRTEG; from the coding sequence ATGAGCAAGTCGTCGCCCTTCCTGGCCCTCTACCTGCGCGAGCAGAACCGGCTGCTGCAGCTGATCCGACGCATCGTCGGTGACCGCAGCACGGCGGAGGACCTCGCCCAGGACACCTTCCTGCGGCTCTGGGACCGGGAGCTCGGCGATGGCGACCGCAGCCTGCTGTTCCGCACCGCGCAAAACCTTGCCCTGGACCACCTGCGGGCACGCCAGGTGCGCAGCCGCCATGCCCGGGAACAGAGCGACGAAGACGACACCATCGACCTGCAGCAGCAAGCCGAAGCGCACCAGGAATTCGAACACCTGCTGCGCCGCCTGCAAGGGCTGCCCCGTCGCTGCCAGCAAGTGTTCCTGCTCAGTCGCGTCGATGGCCTTTCCTATGCGAGCATCGCCGAGCGGCTCGGGGTCTCTCTGAGCACGGTGGAGAAGGACATCATCCGCGTCCTCCAGCATTGCCAGCGCACGGAGGGCTGA
- a CDS encoding FecR family protein yields MKTLPEQQARQDRQDTATRWYVRLQNPQLSASERMDFRRWLDSEPANAEAFQAVERLWQKLGEPARQLAGDGWHRRSVRGQRWPALAAACVLGLAVGTLFWRDPGLLQRYAADYASAPGTQQQLTLADGSHVLLDADSALDLHFSPGERRVTLLRGRAWFDVSHDANRPFVVESPGLRTRVLGTAFAVDATGQAERVTVSRGRVEVRGTAADSLVTLVPNQQASLDGTGLHGPETVNSDRALAWQRGLLIFDRASLGEVLDSLQHLGHPPVVLLDEGLRNQRISGTFRASDPHAVLSALSTELGLKTTQIPGLAVVLHR; encoded by the coding sequence GTGAAGACCTTGCCCGAACAGCAAGCACGGCAGGATCGCCAGGACACGGCGACCCGCTGGTACGTGCGCCTGCAGAACCCGCAGTTGTCGGCGAGCGAACGCATGGACTTCCGCCGATGGCTGGACAGCGAACCGGCCAACGCCGAAGCCTTCCAGGCGGTGGAGCGGCTCTGGCAGAAACTCGGCGAGCCCGCGCGGCAGCTCGCCGGCGATGGCTGGCACCGCCGCTCGGTGAGAGGCCAGCGTTGGCCGGCACTCGCCGCTGCCTGCGTGCTCGGCCTGGCGGTGGGCACGCTGTTCTGGCGCGACCCCGGCCTGCTGCAACGCTACGCGGCCGATTACGCCAGCGCCCCCGGCACCCAACAGCAACTGACCCTGGCCGACGGCAGCCACGTGCTGCTGGATGCCGACAGCGCCCTGGACCTGCACTTCAGCCCGGGCGAGCGCCGCGTCACCCTGCTGCGCGGCCGCGCCTGGTTCGACGTCAGCCACGACGCCAACCGCCCCTTCGTGGTGGAAAGCCCGGGGCTGCGCACCCGGGTGCTCGGCACCGCCTTCGCCGTCGACGCCACCGGCCAGGCCGAGCGGGTCACGGTCAGCCGTGGCCGGGTCGAAGTGCGCGGCACCGCCGCCGACTCGCTCGTCACCCTGGTCCCCAACCAGCAGGCCAGCCTCGACGGCACCGGCCTGCATGGCCCGGAAACGGTCAACAGCGACCGCGCCCTGGCCTGGCAACGCGGGCTGCTGATCTTCGATCGCGCCAGCCTCGGCGAGGTGCTCGACAGCCTCCAGCACCTCGGCCATCCGCCCGTCGTGCTGCTCGATGAAGGCCTGCGCAACCAGCGTATTTCCGGCACCTTCCGCGCCAGCGACCCCCACGCGGTGCTCAGCGCCCTGAGCACCGAACTGGGCCTGAAGACCACCCAGATCCCCGGGTTGGCGGTGGTGTTGCATCGCTGA
- a CDS encoding alkaline phosphatase D family protein has translation MKLNWPSVGPIVGATGPDETRVFIRAGKEVLGQDQRRCFGALRWRQAGGAAWSLPIFNKLSPIFDFSCVFVIQGLAPETLYEYQVGWFFAEAELEGVQALAGDLQWPAPEPDFTLSFTTGPAAKSAPRRYIVGSCRYVLRLFGGNFFDDRGDKAFRSVLEQIAGGQSVDALLMIGDQIYADDLKGLAPDQTLDQFLERYRAVFAQEYIRKLMARVPTYMILDDHEIEDNWPVDATSSDRTSKYIWAMHAYQIYQCSHSPLFPSHGERIEGTLSHFWYSFRDGCADWFVMDARTERVLEAGARRMVNDRQMSALLKWLDDGSGNVKFIVTSVPVFPDMKSDKNDKWDAFPEQRQQILDFIHSKRIRKVVFVSGDVHCSFTSELRLVGDDDFLVHQIVSSSFFWPLPHMRQSSFGFGEVLKGKGNQRYVGALTSEMHSKDNFARIEVDQTSVVVSFYERKGDALGSTTLVF, from the coding sequence ATGAAACTGAATTGGCCAAGCGTTGGACCTATTGTCGGAGCGACCGGCCCCGACGAGACACGTGTCTTCATTAGGGCTGGGAAAGAGGTGCTCGGACAGGATCAGCGGCGCTGTTTTGGGGCTTTGCGTTGGCGCCAGGCAGGGGGCGCCGCCTGGTCCTTGCCCATCTTCAACAAGCTCTCTCCTATCTTCGACTTCAGTTGCGTATTCGTGATTCAGGGGCTCGCCCCTGAGACCTTGTACGAGTACCAGGTCGGCTGGTTCTTTGCCGAGGCTGAATTGGAAGGCGTCCAAGCCCTTGCCGGCGATCTGCAATGGCCGGCTCCAGAACCGGATTTCACACTGAGCTTCACGACTGGCCCAGCGGCGAAATCGGCCCCGCGCCGCTACATCGTGGGTTCCTGCCGCTATGTACTGCGGCTATTCGGTGGCAACTTCTTTGATGATCGGGGCGACAAAGCCTTCCGTTCTGTTCTGGAGCAGATCGCCGGTGGCCAATCCGTCGATGCATTGTTGATGATCGGCGATCAGATCTACGCGGACGACCTCAAGGGGCTGGCACCTGACCAGACCCTGGATCAATTCCTTGAGCGTTATCGAGCTGTTTTCGCGCAGGAATACATACGCAAGCTCATGGCGAGAGTACCGACCTACATGATCCTCGATGACCACGAAATCGAGGACAACTGGCCGGTTGACGCCACAAGCAGTGACCGGACTTCGAAGTACATCTGGGCAATGCATGCCTACCAGATTTATCAGTGCAGCCACAGTCCACTTTTTCCTAGCCATGGCGAGCGTATCGAGGGGACGCTCTCGCATTTCTGGTACAGCTTCCGGGACGGCTGCGCCGACTGGTTTGTCATGGATGCTCGGACCGAGCGGGTACTCGAGGCGGGCGCTCGAAGAATGGTCAACGACAGGCAAATGAGCGCGCTGCTCAAATGGCTGGATGATGGCTCTGGGAACGTCAAGTTCATCGTGACCTCGGTGCCGGTGTTCCCCGATATGAAGAGCGACAAGAACGACAAGTGGGATGCATTCCCTGAACAACGCCAGCAGATCCTCGACTTCATTCACAGCAAGCGGATCAGGAAAGTGGTCTTCGTTTCCGGTGATGTGCACTGTTCGTTCACCAGTGAACTGCGCCTGGTAGGAGACGACGACTTCCTCGTGCACCAGATCGTTTCCTCCTCGTTCTTCTGGCCTCTGCCGCATATGCGCCAATCAAGCTTCGGTTTTGGTGAGGTACTGAAGGGCAAGGGGAACCAGCGCTACGTCGGCGCTCTTACTTCGGAGATGCACTCCAAAGACAATTTCGCGCGTATCGAAGTCGACCAGACGTCTGTCGTGGTGTCGTTCTATGAACGCAAGGGCGACGCGCTTGGAAGCACCACACTGGTTTTCTAA
- a CDS encoding TonB-dependent siderophore receptor, whose protein sequence is MTNRHRLARTLLASALLATIAAPMQAHSAQAASEQRQPHFQFDIASQPLLDALGEFTATTGIAVLRTTEEQLTGQAPALRGRYTADQAMGMLLQGSGLNFRHGAGSITLERPSGDGTLDLAQIDISAASQQSALGPVSGYLAKAATTATKTDTPILETPQSISVVTRDQISDIHAQSLRDALGYTAGVIATEADDRLTDTFVLRGFQISGSTFRDGMRYMSNIYDGTQEPYGMERVEVLRGASSVLFGQAAPGGIINVVSKLPTREELHEIKAETGSNDRHQLATDNAGALTDTLSYRFTALERKSDTTTHHVPDDRTYIAPSLTWQPDDATSLTLLATYQKSRTAYVYGLPAEGTVRPNPNGHISRHTFTGEPGYDRSVITAWDIGYRFEHAFNDDLKVRQNLRYFESENDMPSVWLDSFIDPQMTTVTRGAQDRVDDSRNFVVDTQLEARFHHERLEQTVLAGVDYGDRHLTTDRYNYDLTPLNVFNPVYGGIFTPLGPAPYSSRNRTRQSGVYLQDQIKFDEKRVLLLGGRQDWAKQKEDALYGNDRSRQDSDAFTKRVGLVYLADNGLAPFVSYSESFEPQIGTSHAGTKFDPTEGEQYEAGIRYQPPGSNALYSAAIYQLTRSNVLATDPVNNGFQVQTGEVRSRGLELEAKADIGANASITASYAYTKAEVTQQTTSSAAGQKSGGMPRNMFSVWGDYRFGQVGPGELRAGAGVRYVDEVPGLFDTSIVAPSYTLVDAMLGYAMGPWDLTLNVTNLTDEDYLTYTYAAFYGAERQVTAGVAYRW, encoded by the coding sequence ATGACCAACCGCCACCGCCTGGCCCGAACGCTGCTCGCCAGCGCCCTGCTCGCCACCATCGCCGCGCCCATGCAGGCCCACAGCGCCCAAGCCGCCAGCGAGCAACGCCAGCCGCACTTCCAGTTCGATATCGCCAGCCAGCCGCTGCTCGACGCCCTCGGTGAGTTCACCGCCACCACCGGCATCGCCGTGCTGCGCACCACCGAAGAGCAACTCACCGGGCAAGCGCCGGCACTGCGCGGCCGCTACACCGCCGACCAGGCCATGGGCATGCTCCTGCAGGGCAGCGGGCTGAACTTCCGCCACGGCGCGGGCAGCATCACCCTGGAACGCCCGAGCGGCGACGGCACCCTCGACCTGGCGCAGATCGACATCAGCGCCGCCAGCCAGCAATCCGCCCTGGGCCCGGTGAGCGGCTACCTGGCCAAGGCCGCCACTACCGCTACCAAGACCGACACGCCGATCCTCGAAACGCCGCAATCCATCTCCGTGGTCACCCGCGACCAGATCAGCGACATCCACGCCCAGAGCCTGCGCGACGCGCTTGGCTACACCGCCGGGGTGATCGCCACCGAGGCCGATGACCGCCTCACCGACACCTTCGTCCTGCGCGGCTTCCAGATCAGCGGCAGCACCTTCCGCGACGGCATGCGCTACATGAGCAACATCTACGACGGCACCCAGGAGCCCTACGGCATGGAGCGCGTGGAAGTGCTGCGCGGCGCCTCCTCGGTACTGTTCGGCCAGGCCGCGCCGGGCGGCATCATCAACGTGGTGAGCAAGCTGCCGACCCGCGAGGAGCTGCACGAGATCAAGGCCGAAACCGGCAGCAACGACCGCCACCAGTTGGCCACCGACAACGCCGGCGCCCTGACCGACACCCTCAGCTACCGCTTCACCGCCCTGGAGCGTAAAAGCGACACCACCACCCACCACGTGCCGGACGACCGCACCTACATCGCCCCGTCCCTCACCTGGCAACCGGACGACGCCACCAGCCTGACCCTGCTCGCCACCTACCAAAAGAGCCGCACCGCCTACGTCTACGGCCTGCCCGCAGAAGGCACCGTGCGGCCCAACCCCAACGGCCATATCTCCCGCCACACCTTCACCGGCGAGCCGGGATACGACAGATCGGTGATCACCGCCTGGGATATCGGCTACCGCTTCGAGCACGCCTTCAACGACGACCTCAAGGTGCGCCAGAACCTGCGCTACTTCGAATCCGAGAACGACATGCCGTCGGTGTGGCTCGACAGCTTCATCGACCCGCAGATGACCACCGTCACACGTGGCGCCCAGGACCGCGTCGACGACTCACGCAACTTCGTCGTCGACACCCAACTGGAAGCGCGCTTTCATCACGAACGCCTCGAGCAGACCGTATTGGCGGGCGTCGACTACGGCGATCGCCACCTGACGACCGACCGCTACAACTATGACCTGACCCCGCTGAATGTCTTCAACCCGGTCTACGGCGGCATCTTCACCCCCCTCGGCCCAGCGCCGTACAGCTCCAGGAACCGTACCCGCCAGAGCGGCGTGTACCTGCAGGACCAGATCAAGTTCGACGAGAAGCGGGTGCTGTTGCTCGGCGGCCGCCAGGACTGGGCCAAACAGAAGGAAGACGCGCTGTACGGCAACGACCGCTCACGCCAGGACAGCGACGCCTTCACCAAGCGCGTGGGCCTGGTCTACCTCGCCGACAACGGCCTGGCGCCCTTCGTCAGCTACAGCGAATCCTTCGAACCCCAGATCGGCACCTCCCACGCCGGCACCAAGTTCGACCCCACCGAAGGCGAGCAATACGAAGCCGGTATCCGCTACCAGCCACCCGGCAGCAACGCCCTCTACTCCGCCGCGATCTACCAGTTGACCCGCAGCAACGTGCTGGCCACGGACCCCGTGAACAACGGCTTCCAGGTGCAGACCGGCGAGGTGCGCTCACGTGGCCTGGAACTGGAGGCCAAGGCCGACATCGGCGCCAACGCCAGCATCACCGCCTCCTACGCCTATACCAAGGCCGAAGTGACCCAGCAGACCACCAGCAGCGCAGCCGGCCAGAAGAGCGGCGGCATGCCGCGCAACATGTTCTCCGTGTGGGGCGACTACCGCTTCGGCCAGGTCGGGCCGGGCGAACTGCGCGCCGGTGCCGGCGTGCGCTACGTGGACGAGGTCCCCGGCCTGTTCGACACCAGCATCGTCGCGCCTTCCTACACCCTGGTGGACGCCATGCTCGGCTACGCCATGGGCCCCTGGGACCTCACCCTCAACGTCACCAACCTCACCGACGAGGACTACCTCACCTACACCTACGCCGCCTTCTACGGTGCTGAACGCCAGGTCACGGCCGGGGTCGCCTACCGCTGGTAA